The following are from one region of the Theropithecus gelada isolate Dixy chromosome 6, Tgel_1.0, whole genome shotgun sequence genome:
- the TEX43 gene encoding testis-expressed protein 43, whose amino-acid sequence MASGKDTYPTLPKLSNNCSDESPYKSANKYEEIHLPQFSLKQGMIPRRYVMPWKENMIFRNVNLKRAEVCGIHTGPLEDSLFLDHSERLCHGEDRKVVLQKGPPEIKIADMPLHSPLSRYQSTVISHGFRRRLV is encoded by the exons ATGGCTTCAGGGAAAGATACTTATCCTACTTTGCCTAAACTCAGTAACAACTGCTCTGATGAGAGTCCCTACAAATCTGCTAATAA GTATGAGGAGATTCATTTGCCACAATTTTCATTAAAGCAAGGGATGATCCCAAGACGTTATGTTATGCCTTGGAAAGAAAACATGATATTCAGGAATGTGAATCTGAAG CGAGCAGAAGTGTGTGGAATCCATACTGGCCCTTTAGAAGACTCTCTGTTTTTGGATCACAGTGAAAGGCTTTGCCATGGGGAAGATCGCAAAGTTGTCTTGCAGAAAGGCCCaccagaaataaaaattgcaGATATGCCTCTGCATTCGCCTCTCTCCAGATACCAAAGCACTGTGATTTCCCATGGCTTCAGGAGGCGACTAGTCTGA